From the genome of Mesorhizobium japonicum MAFF 303099, one region includes:
- a CDS encoding transporter substrate-binding domain-containing protein: MKFNRLAVAAAALSMFGFMHTAFAEDAPKSITIATEGAYAPWNFTNADGKLDGLEIELANNLCERMKVKCTIIAQDWDGLIPSLKVGKFDVIMAGMFITPKRLETIDFTQPYAVDPGGFAVAKDSELGKLGVSAEKFNLDDEAASKAAIEKLKPLLKGKVVGVQAATMMLDFVKKYFGDTVEIREYKTTEQHDLDLAAGRVDALFAQRTALAATLSKPEFAHYTLAGPGFVGGLFGRGTGAGLRKEDTKLKEMLNAAIDGAIADGTIKRISEKWVKTDVTPMK; the protein is encoded by the coding sequence ATGAAATTCAATCGTTTGGCCGTAGCCGCGGCCGCACTCAGCATGTTCGGCTTCATGCACACAGCGTTTGCCGAAGATGCGCCCAAGTCCATAACCATCGCCACTGAGGGCGCCTACGCTCCGTGGAACTTCACCAACGCGGACGGCAAGCTCGACGGACTGGAGATCGAGCTCGCTAACAATCTTTGCGAACGGATGAAGGTCAAATGCACCATCATCGCTCAGGACTGGGACGGTCTTATTCCGTCGCTGAAGGTCGGCAAGTTCGATGTGATCATGGCCGGCATGTTCATCACTCCGAAGCGGCTCGAAACCATAGATTTCACCCAGCCTTATGCGGTCGATCCAGGTGGATTCGCCGTTGCCAAGGACAGCGAGCTTGGCAAGCTCGGTGTTTCCGCGGAGAAGTTCAATCTGGACGACGAGGCTGCTTCCAAGGCCGCGATCGAGAAATTGAAGCCGCTGCTGAAAGGCAAGGTGGTCGGCGTCCAGGCGGCCACGATGATGCTCGATTTCGTCAAGAAGTACTTCGGCGACACGGTGGAAATCCGCGAGTACAAGACCACCGAACAACATGATCTCGACCTCGCCGCCGGCCGCGTCGACGCTCTTTTCGCGCAGCGGACGGCGCTCGCCGCGACACTCTCAAAACCTGAATTTGCCCATTACACCCTTGCCGGACCGGGCTTTGTGGGCGGCCTTTTCGGTCGTGGAACCGGTGCGGGGCTGCGCAAGGAAGACACTAAGCTCAAGGAGATGCTGAATGCGGCAATCGACGGAGCTATAGCCGACGGCACCATCAAGCGTATCTCGGAGAAATGGGTGAAAACCGATGTGACGCCGATGAAGTAG
- a CDS encoding ABC transporter permease — MIDFAFFLEIIPVLLAGLPLTLLLTTASMVIGFFLALLLALAQQGNRRIVIWPIRAFVAVFRGTPLLVQIFLIYYGLGQFRPSLQAIGIWWLFREPYWCAIVALSLNEAAYGSEILRGAIKAVPRGLTEAATASGMSKLLTLRLIVLPLALRNAIPNYTNEIILMVKGTSLASIITLMEITGIAQGLISQTYRAVEVFVAAGAIYLTLNFAIISALNALETRLTPYRVRA; from the coding sequence GTGATCGACTTCGCCTTCTTTCTCGAGATCATTCCCGTCCTGCTTGCTGGCCTGCCATTGACACTGCTGCTTACAACAGCCTCGATGGTCATCGGCTTCTTTTTGGCATTGCTGCTGGCGCTCGCCCAACAGGGAAATCGCCGCATCGTGATATGGCCCATCCGTGCCTTCGTTGCAGTCTTTCGCGGCACCCCCCTGCTGGTACAGATCTTCCTCATCTACTATGGTCTCGGCCAGTTTCGCCCGTCGCTCCAGGCGATCGGAATCTGGTGGCTCTTCCGGGAGCCGTACTGGTGCGCCATCGTGGCGCTCAGTCTCAATGAAGCAGCTTATGGAAGCGAAATCCTGCGCGGCGCAATCAAGGCCGTGCCGCGAGGATTGACCGAGGCCGCTACAGCCTCCGGCATGTCGAAGCTGCTCACGCTGCGGCTAATCGTGCTGCCGCTGGCCCTTCGCAATGCGATCCCGAATTACACCAACGAGATCATCCTGATGGTCAAGGGCACGTCGCTTGCATCCATCATTACCCTCATGGAGATCACCGGTATCGCGCAAGGGCTCATTTCGCAGACCTATCGCGCCGTGGAGGTTTTCGTGGCTGCCGGTGCGATCTATCTGACCCTCAACTTCGCAATCATCTCGGCGCTGAACGCGCTGGAAACTCGGCTGACGCCCTACCGGGTCCGCGCATGA
- a CDS encoding 2-dehydropantoate 2-reductase produces the protein MKITIFGAGAIGGYLAAKLAIAGRTDLSIVARGAHLEAIQANGLRLIEDGEESMAPVRAAAKAEELGAQDYVVLALKAHSLTPALDQIAPLLGDHTSVVTMQNGVPWWYFHGVGGPLEGTRLNAVDPGGAIWQRIGPQRVIGSVVYPAVEVDAPGLIRHVEGKRFSLGEPSGERSERVTLLAEEMVKAGLQAPVRDDIRSEIWVKLWGNLSFNPISALTGSTLAAIVADEGTRALARTMMLEAQAIGESLGVRFPIGVDRRIKGAGDVGEHKTSMLQDLERGRPMEIDALVSAVQELGRLVDKPTPTIDAVLALVRRLAVERGCYS, from the coding sequence ATGAAGATCACCATTTTCGGCGCCGGCGCGATCGGCGGCTATCTCGCCGCCAAGCTGGCGATCGCCGGCCGCACCGACCTGTCGATCGTCGCGCGCGGCGCGCATCTGGAAGCGATCCAGGCAAACGGCCTGCGCCTGATCGAGGACGGCGAGGAATCGATGGCGCCCGTCCGGGCCGCCGCCAAGGCCGAGGAACTTGGCGCCCAGGATTATGTGGTGCTGGCGCTGAAGGCCCATTCGCTGACCCCCGCACTTGACCAGATCGCGCCGCTGCTCGGGGACCACACATCCGTCGTCACCATGCAGAACGGCGTGCCGTGGTGGTATTTCCATGGAGTGGGCGGGCCGCTCGAAGGCACAAGGCTGAACGCGGTCGATCCCGGTGGCGCGATCTGGCAGCGGATCGGGCCGCAGCGCGTCATCGGCTCGGTGGTCTATCCCGCCGTCGAGGTCGACGCGCCCGGCCTCATCCGCCATGTCGAGGGCAAGCGCTTCTCGCTCGGCGAGCCCTCGGGCGAGCGCAGCGAACGGGTCACGCTTCTGGCGGAGGAGATGGTCAAGGCCGGCCTGCAGGCGCCGGTGCGCGATGACATCCGCAGCGAAATCTGGGTGAAGCTGTGGGGCAACCTTTCCTTCAACCCGATCTCGGCGCTGACCGGCTCGACGCTGGCCGCCATCGTCGCCGACGAAGGCACCCGCGCGCTCGCCCGCACGATGATGCTCGAGGCGCAAGCGATCGGCGAAAGCCTCGGCGTGCGCTTTCCGATCGGGGTCGACCGCCGCATCAAGGGCGCCGGCGATGTCGGCGAGCACAAGACCTCGATGCTGCAGGACCTGGAACGCGGCCGGCCGATGGAGATCGACGCGCTGGTGAGCGCGGTGCAGGAGCTTGGCCGGCTGGTGGACAAGCCGACGCCGACCATAGATGCGGTGCTGGCGCTGGTGCGGCGGCTCGCGGTGGAGCGAGGCTGCTATTCCTGA
- a CDS encoding acyl--CoA ligase, with the protein MSTNSKDLSRRLAAGADDAPAILAPDRATLTHGGLRRLIAATAERLHALGIGRGDRVAIVLPNGPEMATAFVAVAAAASTAPLNPAYRADELDFYLTDIGAKAILVAENETGPAVAVAERLGIGVLRLVVQPDTPAGSFTIEGVAIGPQAAPDMAGDGDIALLLHTSGTTSRPKLVPLSHANIAASAAHIGATLGLSADDRCLNIMPLFHIHGLIAAVLSSLAAGGSIYCTPGFNALRFFQWLGDAKPSWYTAVPTMHQAILPRAARNEEILAAARLRFIRSSSASLPAQVMGELEATFGCPVIESYGMTEAAHQMASNRLPPGLRKPGSVGAGAGPEVAVMAPDGRLLTTGETGEIVIRGPNVTAGYEKNPDANATAFAHGWFHTGDQGVLDEDGYLRVTGRLKEIINRGGEKISPLEVDDVLMDHPAVAQVVTFAMPHDKLGEEVAAAVVLREGMIATESDIRSHAATRLADFKVPRKILILDEIPKGATGKLQRIGLAAKLGL; encoded by the coding sequence ATGAGCACGAATTCAAAAGACCTTTCCCGCCGTCTCGCCGCCGGCGCGGACGACGCTCCGGCGATCCTGGCGCCCGACAGGGCGACGCTGACCCATGGCGGGCTGCGCCGCCTGATCGCGGCCACGGCGGAGCGGCTGCACGCGCTCGGCATCGGCCGGGGCGACCGGGTGGCGATCGTGCTGCCTAACGGGCCGGAGATGGCCACCGCCTTCGTCGCGGTGGCGGCCGCCGCGTCGACGGCGCCTCTCAATCCCGCCTATCGCGCCGACGAACTCGATTTCTACCTCACCGATATCGGCGCCAAGGCGATCCTGGTCGCGGAGAACGAGACCGGTCCGGCGGTGGCAGTGGCCGAACGGCTCGGTATCGGCGTGCTGCGGCTTGTCGTGCAACCGGACACGCCTGCCGGCTCCTTCACCATCGAGGGCGTGGCGATCGGCCCGCAGGCTGCGCCCGACATGGCAGGGGATGGCGACATCGCGCTTTTGCTGCACACGTCGGGCACGACATCGCGGCCAAAACTCGTTCCGCTCAGCCATGCCAATATCGCCGCCTCGGCAGCCCATATCGGCGCCACGCTCGGCCTGAGCGCCGACGACCGCTGCCTCAACATCATGCCGCTGTTCCACATCCATGGGTTGATCGCGGCGGTGCTGTCGTCGCTGGCGGCGGGCGGCAGCATCTACTGCACGCCGGGCTTCAACGCTTTGCGCTTCTTCCAGTGGCTGGGCGATGCCAAGCCAAGTTGGTACACGGCGGTGCCGACCATGCACCAGGCGATCCTGCCGCGGGCGGCGCGCAACGAAGAGATTCTAGCGGCGGCACGCCTGCGCTTCATCCGCTCGTCCTCGGCATCGCTGCCGGCGCAAGTGATGGGGGAACTGGAAGCGACCTTCGGATGCCCGGTGATCGAATCCTACGGGATGACCGAGGCCGCCCACCAGATGGCGTCGAACCGGCTGCCGCCGGGCCTGCGTAAGCCGGGCAGCGTCGGTGCCGGCGCCGGACCGGAGGTGGCGGTGATGGCGCCCGACGGGCGGCTGCTCACGACCGGCGAGACCGGCGAGATCGTCATTCGCGGACCCAATGTCACGGCGGGTTATGAGAAGAACCCAGACGCCAACGCCACGGCCTTCGCGCATGGCTGGTTCCACACCGGCGACCAGGGCGTGCTTGACGAGGACGGCTATCTGCGCGTCACCGGCCGGCTCAAGGAGATCATCAACCGCGGTGGCGAAAAGATCTCGCCGCTCGAGGTCGACGACGTGCTGATGGACCATCCGGCGGTGGCGCAGGTCGTCACCTTCGCGATGCCGCATGACAAGCTCGGCGAGGAGGTGGCGGCCGCCGTGGTGCTGCGCGAAGGCATGATCGCCACCGAAAGCGACATCCGCAGCCATGCCGCGACGCGGCTCGCCGACTTCAAGGTGCCGCGCAAGATCCTGATCCTGGACGAGATCCCCAAGGGCGCGACCGGCAAGCTGCAGCGCATCGGGCTCGCCGCCAAACTCGGGCTTTGA
- the ggt gene encoding gamma-glutamyltransferase has protein sequence MRDFQFPGRSPVRATQAVAATSHPLSTLAAIEMLRAGGNAMDAAVCAAAVQGVVEPQSTGIGGDCFVLYCPKGQGDVLAFNGSGRAPAAATVDWYLDRGFSELPKQGPHAVTVPGAIDAWCRLLQDHGSKDLAEVLAPAIHYAENGYVVHDRVAFDWADPEIDLSADEHAARIFLPAGQAPKAGDIHRQPELAATLRIIAKHGRAGFYEGAVADDMVRRLNELGGLHSQEDFAATKGDYVAPVSTTYGGYDIHQMPPNNQGLTALLMLNVLSGFKLGGLDPNGAERLHLEIEAGRLAYQDRDRYVGDQDQVHVPIKQLLSGAYADRLRAEIHRDRAMMHLPRLELPGSDTVYISIVDRDRNAVSFINSTYYSFGSGVVGPKSGVVLQNRGSSFRLDPAHPNAIAPGKRPMHTIMPGMATKNGRVVMPFGVMGGGYQPFGHVHLLTNMIDFGMDPQLALDAPRVFYNDDTVEAERNVPAEAIEGLRKRGHRVVEPQHPLGGGQAVLIDWEKGTLTGASDPRKDGMALGY, from the coding sequence ATGCGTGATTTCCAGTTTCCCGGCCGCTCGCCGGTTCGTGCCACGCAAGCGGTCGCGGCGACATCGCACCCGCTGTCGACGCTGGCGGCGATCGAGATGCTGCGTGCCGGCGGCAACGCCATGGACGCCGCCGTCTGCGCCGCCGCCGTGCAGGGCGTCGTCGAGCCGCAGTCGACCGGCATTGGTGGCGATTGCTTTGTCCTCTACTGCCCGAAGGGACAAGGCGACGTGCTGGCCTTCAACGGCTCGGGCCGAGCGCCGGCGGCAGCGACCGTGGACTGGTATCTGGACAGGGGTTTCAGCGAGCTTCCGAAACAGGGGCCGCACGCGGTGACCGTGCCGGGCGCCATCGACGCATGGTGCCGGCTGCTTCAGGACCATGGCAGCAAGGACCTTGCCGAGGTTCTGGCGCCGGCCATCCACTACGCCGAGAACGGCTATGTCGTGCATGACCGCGTCGCCTTCGACTGGGCGGACCCGGAGATCGACCTGTCGGCCGACGAACATGCCGCGCGCATCTTCCTGCCGGCCGGCCAGGCGCCGAAGGCCGGCGACATCCACCGCCAGCCGGAACTCGCCGCCACCTTGCGGATAATCGCAAAGCATGGCCGCGCCGGTTTTTACGAAGGCGCCGTTGCCGACGACATGGTGCGCCGGCTCAATGAACTGGGCGGGCTGCATAGCCAAGAGGATTTCGCCGCGACCAAAGGCGACTATGTGGCGCCGGTCAGCACCACCTATGGCGGCTATGACATCCACCAGATGCCGCCGAACAATCAGGGGCTGACGGCGTTGCTGATGCTGAACGTTCTTTCAGGCTTCAAGCTCGGCGGCCTCGACCCCAATGGCGCCGAGCGCCTGCACCTGGAGATCGAGGCCGGACGCCTGGCCTATCAGGATCGCGACCGCTACGTCGGCGACCAGGACCAGGTTCATGTGCCGATAAAACAGCTTCTGTCCGGCGCCTATGCCGACAGGCTGCGCGCCGAGATCCACCGCGACCGCGCCATGATGCATCTGCCGCGCCTGGAGCTGCCCGGCAGCGACACGGTCTATATCTCGATCGTCGACCGCGACCGCAACGCGGTCTCCTTCATCAACTCGACCTATTATTCCTTCGGCAGCGGCGTCGTCGGCCCGAAGAGCGGCGTCGTGCTGCAGAATCGCGGATCGAGCTTCCGCCTCGACCCGGCGCACCCGAACGCGATCGCTCCCGGCAAGCGGCCGATGCACACGATCATGCCCGGCATGGCGACGAAAAACGGCCGCGTGGTGATGCCGTTCGGCGTCATGGGCGGCGGCTACCAGCCTTTCGGCCATGTCCATCTCCTGACCAACATGATCGACTTCGGCATGGATCCGCAGCTGGCGCTGGATGCGCCGCGCGTGTTCTACAATGACGATACCGTGGAGGCCGAGCGCAACGTTCCCGCCGAGGCGATCGAAGGCCTGCGCAAGCGCGGCCATCGCGTCGTCGAGCCGCAGCATCCGCTTGGCGGCGGGCAGGCGGTGCTGATCGACTGGGAGAAAGGCACGCTCACCGGCGCCTCCGACCCGCGCAAAGATGGGATGGCGCTGGGGTATTGA
- a CDS encoding ABC transporter permease — MTNIMHILGFQQGGWGAALLAASSVTLALSVLGFILGAALGATAAAGRLSSRRVPAWLAHVYGTVFRGVPDLLTIYLLYYGGSIALTQIGTLFGSDGFVGLPTFATGVLAIGIISGAYQGEVYRGAYQAVDRGQFEACKALGLSRYQSLRLVIVPQLMRHALPGLGNVWQLVLKDSALISVIGLVELMRQAQIGAGSTREPFIFYVAAAALYFVIAVVTASVFRFSEARAWRGMVHA, encoded by the coding sequence ATGACCAATATTATGCATATTTTGGGTTTTCAGCAGGGCGGCTGGGGAGCAGCTCTGCTCGCCGCATCCAGTGTTACGCTTGCACTGTCCGTTCTCGGCTTTATCCTCGGTGCGGCCCTCGGCGCCACGGCCGCGGCCGGTCGCCTGTCTTCCCGCCGCGTCCCTGCCTGGCTCGCCCATGTCTACGGCACTGTATTTCGCGGTGTGCCAGACTTGCTGACGATCTACCTCCTCTACTATGGCGGCAGCATCGCCCTGACGCAGATCGGCACATTGTTTGGCAGCGATGGCTTCGTCGGGCTGCCGACGTTTGCAACCGGTGTCCTGGCGATCGGCATCATATCGGGGGCTTATCAGGGGGAAGTCTATCGCGGCGCCTACCAGGCCGTGGATCGCGGCCAGTTCGAGGCTTGCAAGGCGCTTGGCCTGTCTCGATATCAATCGTTGCGCCTTGTCATCGTGCCGCAACTGATGCGCCACGCGCTGCCGGGCCTCGGCAATGTCTGGCAGTTGGTGCTGAAGGACTCGGCGCTGATCTCCGTCATTGGCCTCGTCGAACTGATGCGCCAGGCGCAGATCGGAGCGGGTTCGACACGAGAACCTTTCATCTTCTATGTTGCCGCTGCCGCGCTCTACTTCGTCATCGCCGTCGTGACCGCTTCCGTCTTCCGTTTTAGTGAGGCACGGGCCTGGAGAGGCATGGTTCACGCGTGA
- a CDS encoding LysR family transcriptional regulator: MSINCEILDLRAFLSVVELESFHRAAEALHLSQPALSRRIQKLEQAIGAPILERTTRHVSATALGIELVPLVRRMLEEFDGSLFAVRDVGTNRGGLVTIACLPTAAFYFLPTVIRQFNEEYPNIRFRILDLPATDGLQAVARGEVEFGINIMGTSDPDLTFDRLAEDPFVLAARRDHPLAAKPSVGWADLEPYHLITVHRSSGNRTLLDAALAKSNIKLRWFYEVTHLSTSLGLVEAGLGISVLPRMATPGGDHPFLITRPIRDPEISRTIGVVRRRGGTLSPAAERFLKMLIGVWASD; this comes from the coding sequence ATGAGCATTAATTGCGAAATCCTTGACCTTCGAGCCTTCCTAAGCGTCGTAGAGTTGGAGAGCTTTCATCGCGCGGCCGAAGCCCTGCATCTGTCACAACCCGCGTTGAGCCGCCGCATTCAAAAATTGGAGCAGGCTATCGGAGCTCCCATTTTGGAACGGACAACCCGGCACGTATCCGCGACGGCTCTCGGCATAGAACTCGTGCCGCTCGTGCGACGCATGCTGGAGGAGTTCGACGGCTCTCTGTTTGCCGTGCGTGACGTTGGAACCAACCGAGGTGGATTGGTAACGATCGCGTGCCTCCCCACCGCGGCATTCTACTTCCTGCCGACCGTCATCCGACAGTTCAATGAGGAGTATCCGAACATCCGCTTTCGCATCCTCGACTTGCCGGCGACCGACGGTCTTCAAGCCGTGGCGCGCGGTGAGGTGGAGTTCGGCATAAACATCATGGGCACGTCGGATCCGGACCTGACTTTTGATCGGCTCGCGGAAGACCCGTTTGTGCTTGCAGCGCGGAGGGATCACCCTCTGGCTGCCAAACCATCGGTCGGCTGGGCGGACCTAGAGCCCTATCATCTGATCACGGTTCATCGATCAAGCGGCAACAGAACGCTGCTCGACGCGGCGCTGGCAAAATCGAACATAAAGCTTCGTTGGTTCTACGAGGTAACCCATCTGTCCACCTCCCTCGGTTTGGTGGAGGCAGGCCTCGGGATTTCCGTCCTGCCACGAATGGCGACGCCGGGAGGAGACCATCCGTTTCTGATCACCCGACCCATCCGTGATCCCGAAATATCACGCACGATTGGCGTGGTTCGCCGTCGCGGCGGCACCTTGTCGCCTGCAGCGGAGCGATTCCTTAAGATGCTGATAGGTGTCTGGGCAAGTGATTGA
- a CDS encoding GntR family transcriptional regulator, with product MPTNFPEMSATAEVEAYNHVQRALRLGRYKPGDRLIPEEIAAEIGMSRMPVREAFRRLASDGLVVLRPNRGCVVAGLTVDELFEIFEIRSVLEGLAVRLAVPRIDDEEFEELDRLLERMERAGQSGGGDWVVRHQEFHGRICALSQRPKLIHQISALHVVIEPYMRIWFDDCNKPLSAREEHAAVIAALRSGDAHHAEQVMQEHVLGTAPLLAEFVSPSR from the coding sequence ATGCCGACGAACTTTCCAGAGATGTCCGCCACTGCGGAAGTAGAGGCGTACAATCACGTTCAGAGAGCCCTTCGCCTCGGCCGCTACAAACCGGGCGACAGGCTCATTCCCGAGGAAATTGCCGCCGAGATCGGCATGAGCCGCATGCCGGTGCGGGAAGCCTTTCGGCGCCTGGCCTCCGACGGGCTGGTGGTCCTTCGTCCTAATCGGGGATGCGTGGTCGCGGGCCTCACTGTCGATGAGCTTTTCGAGATTTTCGAGATTCGCTCGGTTCTGGAGGGACTCGCCGTCAGGCTGGCGGTGCCCCGGATCGACGACGAGGAGTTCGAGGAGCTCGACCGCCTGCTCGAGCGCATGGAGCGTGCGGGCCAGAGCGGCGGCGGCGACTGGGTCGTCCGCCACCAGGAATTCCATGGCCGCATCTGTGCGTTGAGCCAGAGGCCCAAGCTGATCCACCAGATATCGGCGCTGCATGTGGTCATCGAGCCTTACATGCGCATCTGGTTCGACGATTGTAACAAACCGCTTTCCGCGCGCGAGGAGCATGCCGCCGTAATCGCTGCCTTGCGCTCGGGCGACGCACATCACGCGGAACAGGTGATGCAGGAACATGTTCTCGGCACGGCGCCGCTGCTGGCCGAGTTCGTGAGTCCCAGCCGGTGA